The following are encoded together in the Pseudoxanthomonas sp. YR558 genome:
- a CDS encoding GNAT family N-acetyltransferase, which produces MDTLTFRSAVPADIPALVALVTSAYRGDVSKQGWTTEADMLDGQRIDPDVLARDIERDRSRILLAERDGVLLACAHVAEDEGAGYFGMFSVRPDLQGGGVGKAMLAEAERVARDEWRLPAMRMTVIDIRDELIAFYERRGYMRTGIKKPFPYGDERYGIPKRDDLRFEILEKPLAGAIA; this is translated from the coding sequence ATGGATACCCTGACCTTTCGCTCCGCCGTCCCCGCCGACATTCCGGCCCTCGTCGCCCTGGTGACCTCCGCCTACCGCGGTGATGTCAGCAAGCAGGGCTGGACCACCGAAGCCGACATGCTCGATGGCCAGCGCATCGATCCGGACGTGCTCGCCCGCGACATCGAACGCGACCGCAGCCGCATCCTGCTGGCCGAGCGCGACGGCGTGCTGTTGGCCTGCGCGCACGTGGCAGAGGATGAGGGTGCGGGCTACTTCGGCATGTTTTCCGTGCGGCCCGACCTGCAGGGCGGCGGCGTCGGCAAGGCCATGCTGGCGGAAGCCGAACGCGTGGCGCGCGACGAATGGCGGTTGCCCGCGATGCGGATGACGGTGATCGACATCCGCGACGAGCTGATCGCGTTCTACGAACGCCGCGGCTACATGCGCACGGGCATCAAAAAACCCTTTCCCTATGGCGATGAGCGTTACGGCATCCCCAAGCGCGACGATCTGCGCTTCGAGATCCTGGAGAAGCCGCTGGCGGGGGCTATCGCGTGA
- a CDS encoding PepSY-associated TM helix domain-containing protein — protein MSPTASPALQQQRRGFWLRTLHQWHWISSAVCLVGMLLFTITGITLNHAARIEAKPEVSNRTATLPATVLAGLGDRQEGNAPLPPPVAGWLEDELSIAVGARQAEWSDVEVYLSMPGPGTDAWLSIDRETGAVEFERTNRGWISYFNDLHKGRNAGTAWSWFLDIFAVACLVFCITGLFLLYLHGRQRRMTWPMVGLGLLVPLLITLLFIH, from the coding sequence TTGTCCCCAACCGCCTCTCCTGCCCTGCAACAGCAACGCCGCGGCTTCTGGCTGCGCACGCTGCACCAGTGGCACTGGATCAGCTCGGCGGTCTGTCTGGTGGGGATGCTGCTGTTCACGATCACCGGCATCACGCTCAACCACGCGGCGCGGATCGAGGCCAAGCCCGAGGTCAGCAACCGCACGGCCACGCTGCCGGCGACGGTGCTCGCGGGCCTGGGCGACCGGCAGGAAGGCAATGCGCCGCTTCCACCGCCCGTCGCGGGCTGGCTGGAAGACGAGCTGTCGATCGCCGTCGGCGCACGGCAGGCGGAATGGTCCGATGTCGAGGTCTATCTCTCGATGCCCGGCCCGGGTACCGATGCCTGGCTGAGCATCGATCGCGAAACCGGCGCCGTGGAGTTCGAGCGTACCAACCGCGGCTGGATCTCCTACTTCAATGACCTGCACAAGGGCCGCAATGCCGGCACCGCATGGAGCTGGTTCCTGGACATCTTCGCGGTCGCCTGCCTGGTGTTCTGCATCACCGGGTTGTTTCTGCTCTACCTGCACGGGCGCCAGCGCCGCATGACCTGGCCGATGGTCGGCCTGGGGCTGCTGGTACCGCTGCTGATCACCCTGCTCTTCATCCATTGA
- the sufC gene encoding Fe-S cluster assembly ATPase SufC translates to MLKIDNLHASVAGKDILKGLSLEVKPGEVHAIMGPNGAGKSTLGNILAGREGYEVTAGSVEFDGKPLLELEPEERAAAGVFLAFQYPVEIPGVNNTYFLRAALNAQRKARGESELDSMQFLKLVREKLAVLHLKDELLHRGVNEGFSGGEKKRNEIFQLAVLEPKLAILDETDSGLDIDALKNVADGVNALRSPDRAFVVITHYQRLLDYINPDVVHVLAGGRIVETGGPELALELEQHGYAWIKDRVAPEQAA, encoded by the coding sequence ATGTTGAAGATCGACAACCTCCACGCCAGCGTCGCCGGCAAGGACATCCTCAAGGGCCTCTCGCTGGAGGTGAAGCCGGGCGAAGTGCACGCCATCATGGGCCCCAACGGCGCCGGCAAGTCCACGCTCGGCAACATCCTGGCCGGCCGCGAGGGCTATGAGGTCACTGCCGGCAGCGTCGAGTTCGACGGCAAGCCGCTGCTGGAACTGGAACCGGAAGAGCGCGCCGCCGCCGGTGTGTTCCTGGCATTCCAGTATCCGGTCGAGATCCCGGGCGTGAACAACACCTACTTCCTGCGCGCGGCGCTCAATGCCCAGCGCAAGGCGCGCGGCGAGTCTGAACTGGATTCGATGCAGTTCCTCAAGCTGGTGCGCGAGAAGCTGGCCGTGCTGCACCTGAAGGACGAACTGCTGCACCGCGGCGTCAACGAAGGCTTCAGCGGCGGCGAGAAGAAGCGCAACGAGATCTTCCAGCTCGCCGTGCTGGAACCGAAGCTGGCGATCCTCGACGAGACCGACAGCGGCCTGGACATCGACGCGCTGAAGAACGTCGCCGATGGTGTCAACGCGCTGCGCTCGCCTGACCGCGCCTTCGTGGTCATCACCCACTACCAGCGCCTGCTCGATTACATCAATCCGGACGTAGTGCACGTGCTGGCCGGCGGCCGCATCGTCGAGACGGGCGGCCCGGAGCTGGCGCTGGAGCTCGAGCAGCACGGCTACGCCTGGATCAAGGACCGGGTCGCCCCGGAGCAGGCTGCCTGA
- the sufD gene encoding Fe-S cluster assembly protein SufD has translation MSALLDSLSAGFSGDAARRAVLDEALRDGLPGPRTEAWKYTSLRQLERRSFAAVDALPSLDPMLLADIPAPRAVFVNGRYSVALSLTTDLPDGVSLQLLSEALADGGDAARFLQRRFERTDEVFARLNAALATEGLLLRAEADVRSEKPLHLVFIGTDDGADRAWHLRNLIELRAGASLTVVEHHLAATPHAHFINALSHVHLAVGATLSHARVQTDSDRATTLLRTDAVLARDADYRRVDLELGGALSRHELNVRLEGDNARLAANGVLLAGGRRHVDTRLGIDHIGRDTACELTWRGLGAGRGRAVFHGGILIREGADGTDAALSNKNLLLSDNAEIDTQPVLEIHADEVKAAHGATVGQLDANALFYLRSRGLTQPEARQLLTTAFCREPLGVIEDVSVRDALLARVDAALAAVEAG, from the coding sequence ATGAGCGCGCTGCTCGATTCCCTGTCCGCCGGCTTCAGCGGCGACGCCGCGCGCCGCGCGGTGCTCGACGAGGCGCTGCGCGACGGCCTGCCCGGCCCGCGCACCGAAGCGTGGAAGTACACCTCGCTGCGCCAGCTGGAACGCCGCAGCTTCGCGGCCGTCGATGCGCTGCCGTCGCTGGACCCGATGCTGCTGGCCGACATCCCGGCGCCGCGCGCGGTGTTCGTCAACGGCCGCTACTCGGTGGCGCTGTCGCTGACCACCGATTTGCCGGACGGCGTCAGCCTGCAGCTACTGTCCGAGGCGCTCGCCGACGGCGGTGATGCGGCGCGCTTCCTGCAGCGTCGCTTCGAACGCACCGATGAAGTCTTCGCCCGGCTCAACGCCGCATTGGCGACCGAAGGCCTGCTGCTGCGCGCCGAAGCCGATGTGCGCAGCGAAAAGCCGCTCCACCTGGTCTTCATCGGCACCGACGACGGCGCCGATCGCGCCTGGCACCTGCGTAATCTGATCGAACTGCGCGCGGGTGCCTCGCTGACGGTGGTGGAGCACCACCTCGCCGCCACGCCACACGCGCACTTCATCAACGCGCTCAGCCATGTGCACCTCGCCGTCGGCGCCACGCTGTCGCACGCCCGCGTGCAGACGGACAGCGACCGCGCCACCACGCTGCTCCGCACCGATGCCGTGCTGGCGCGCGATGCCGATTACCGGCGCGTGGACCTGGAACTGGGCGGGGCATTGTCCCGCCATGAACTCAACGTGCGCCTGGAAGGCGACAACGCGCGCCTGGCGGCGAACGGCGTACTGCTGGCCGGCGGACGACGCCACGTCGACACCCGCCTGGGCATCGATCACATCGGTCGCGATACTGCCTGCGAACTGACCTGGCGCGGACTCGGCGCCGGGCGGGGTCGCGCGGTGTTCCATGGCGGCATCCTGATTCGCGAAGGAGCCGACGGCACCGACGCTGCGCTGTCGAACAAGAACCTGTTGCTGTCGGACAACGCCGAGATCGACACCCAGCCGGTGCTCGAAATCCACGCCGACGAAGTGAAGGCCGCCCACGGCGCCACCGTCGGCCAGCTCGATGCCAATGCCCTGTTCTACCTGCGATCGCGCGGCCTGACCCAGCCGGAAGCGCGACAGCTGCTGACCACCGCGTTCTGCCGCGAACCGCTGGGCGTGATCGAAGACGTGAGCGTGCGCGATGCATTGCTCGCCCGCGTGGACGCCGCGCTGGCGGCAGTGGAGGCGGGATGA
- a CDS encoding Fe2+-dependent dioxygenase, with amino-acid sequence MLLAIPDVLTPAQVAQARARLDAADWADGRITAGYQSAKAKDNAQLPEDSPAARDVGALILDALSRNSTFFSAALPRRIYPPLFNRYDGGQSFGYHVDNAIRYDRSRGGVDPVRTDLSATLFLSAPEDYDGGELIIEDTFGTQSVKLPAGHMVLYPGTSLHRVTPVTRGARVASFFWLQSMVRDDGQRRLMFELDVSIRRLTADVPEHPALVQLTGVYHNLLRQWAET; translated from the coding sequence ATGTTGCTGGCGATCCCGGATGTCCTGACTCCCGCGCAGGTCGCGCAAGCACGGGCGCGGCTGGATGCCGCCGATTGGGCGGACGGCCGCATCACCGCGGGCTATCAGTCGGCCAAGGCCAAGGACAACGCGCAGTTGCCGGAGGATTCGCCGGCCGCGCGTGACGTCGGCGCGCTGATCCTGGACGCGCTCTCGCGCAACAGCACCTTCTTCTCGGCGGCGCTGCCGAGGCGCATCTATCCGCCGCTGTTCAATCGCTACGATGGCGGCCAGTCCTTCGGGTACCACGTCGACAACGCGATCCGCTACGACCGCAGCCGCGGCGGCGTAGACCCCGTACGCACGGATCTTTCCGCCACGCTCTTCCTGAGTGCACCGGAAGACTACGACGGCGGCGAACTGATCATCGAGGACACCTTCGGCACCCAGAGCGTGAAGCTGCCGGCCGGCCACATGGTGCTCTACCCCGGCACCAGCCTGCACCGGGTGACGCCGGTGACGCGCGGTGCGCGCGTGGCTTCGTTCTTCTGGCTGCAGAGCATGGTGCGCGATGATGGCCAACGCCGGCTGATGTTCGAACTGGACGTCTCCATCCGTCGCCTGACCGCCGACGTGCCCGAGCACCCTGCGCTGGTGCAACTGACCGGCGTGTATCACAACCTGCTCAGGCAGTGGGCCGAGACCTGA
- a CDS encoding TonB-dependent receptor, with protein MNVTRTSVRAPLRRNRLALALLTLAASPAVAQTAPDASGANTLDTVVVTASGFEQKITDAPASISVITREELAKRPYMSLLDAVRDLEGVDVGETRDKTGQGTISMRGMGSDYTLILVNGKRQNNHGDIYPNNFAGNQFNHIPPLDAIERIEVIRGPMSTLYGADAMGGVINVITKKNLDTWSASATIGRTFETDDQFGDDTTVDFYVTGPLVRGVLDFSARGSWYERDASNPVYAPVTDPAGVTHTRPLGFGSGGKTVDNTNKAGGFSLDWTLSDNQTLTFDYDTSRQEYDNSTKINDSGAEEYPVGTVDSIASIWSAGNACLGAAGTNASTCAANGGTWGRRANPRVGYGPTQEFTRESWSLTHEGTWAFGNSLVSLAHIATNNDGRTLPFTVAEREQLLAMIDGTGAYAGMSLADRRALAESTFLPRPKRTLESRQYTLDAKVDMPWQWRGDHTLVLGTQVIRGELEDGVFGMEAGTPSAVQEHNMYSVFAEDTWRVTEPLAITAGLRYDDHEVFGDQLSPRLYGVYTVSDQWTVKGGISTGFKTPKTTQLYDGIIGFGGQGTTPLFGNPDLQPETSTSTELALYWQHPDGHGFNATVFRNEFDDKLSTESCGVGLALACPTGEYADLGYVSGSVPVNIDEAVVQGAELAGRWQISERFGFRANYTYTDSEQKSGPSRGLPLGNSAKHMANATLDWQTTDRFNLFLSAEVRSKRYRGVDAVTGAPQYWKDYEVFHLGAAYKATDWLTINARINNLLDRDFTSYEYSFVDNNDGTYTLSAQDDYNNKDKARSVWLSFNVNF; from the coding sequence ATGAACGTCACTCGTACGTCCGTGCGCGCGCCGCTGCGCCGCAACCGCCTTGCCCTCGCCCTGCTGACCCTCGCAGCCTCACCGGCCGTCGCCCAGACCGCTCCGGATGCTTCCGGTGCCAACACGCTTGATACCGTGGTGGTGACGGCTTCCGGCTTCGAACAGAAGATCACCGACGCGCCCGCGAGCATCAGCGTGATCACGCGCGAAGAACTCGCCAAGCGCCCCTACATGAGCCTGTTAGACGCCGTGCGCGACCTGGAAGGCGTCGACGTGGGCGAAACGCGCGACAAGACCGGTCAGGGCACGATTTCCATGCGCGGCATGGGCTCGGATTACACGCTGATCCTGGTTAACGGCAAGCGCCAGAACAACCATGGCGATATCTACCCGAACAACTTCGCCGGCAACCAGTTCAACCACATCCCGCCGCTGGATGCGATCGAGCGTATCGAAGTGATCCGCGGGCCGATGTCCACGCTCTACGGTGCGGATGCGATGGGCGGCGTGATCAACGTCATCACCAAGAAGAACCTGGACACCTGGAGCGCGTCGGCCACGATCGGCCGCACCTTCGAGACCGATGACCAGTTTGGTGACGACACGACGGTGGATTTCTACGTCACGGGTCCGCTCGTCCGTGGCGTGCTGGACTTCAGCGCGCGCGGCAGTTGGTACGAGCGCGATGCGTCGAATCCGGTGTACGCCCCCGTCACCGATCCGGCGGGTGTCACCCACACGCGGCCGCTGGGCTTCGGCAGCGGCGGCAAGACGGTGGACAACACCAACAAGGCCGGTGGCTTCAGCCTGGATTGGACGCTGTCGGACAACCAGACCCTGACGTTCGACTACGACACCTCACGCCAGGAATACGACAACAGCACCAAGATCAACGACTCGGGCGCGGAGGAATATCCGGTCGGCACCGTCGACAGCATCGCCAGCATCTGGTCCGCAGGTAACGCCTGCCTGGGCGCGGCCGGCACGAACGCCAGTACTTGCGCGGCCAATGGCGGCACCTGGGGACGGCGTGCGAATCCGCGCGTGGGCTACGGCCCCACCCAGGAATTCACGCGTGAAAGCTGGTCGCTCACGCACGAGGGCACGTGGGCATTCGGCAACAGCCTCGTCTCGCTCGCGCACATCGCCACCAACAACGATGGCCGTACGCTGCCCTTCACCGTGGCCGAGCGCGAACAGCTGCTGGCGATGATCGATGGCACGGGCGCCTACGCGGGCATGAGCCTGGCCGATCGGCGCGCGCTGGCGGAATCGACCTTCCTGCCGCGGCCCAAGCGCACTCTGGAGAGCCGCCAGTACACGCTGGATGCCAAGGTGGACATGCCGTGGCAGTGGCGTGGCGACCACACCTTGGTGCTGGGCACGCAGGTGATCCGCGGCGAATTGGAAGACGGCGTGTTCGGCATGGAGGCCGGTACCCCGAGCGCGGTGCAGGAGCACAACATGTACTCGGTGTTCGCTGAAGACACCTGGCGCGTGACCGAACCGCTGGCGATCACCGCCGGCCTGCGCTACGACGACCACGAAGTATTCGGCGATCAACTCAGCCCGCGCCTGTATGGTGTGTACACCGTAAGCGACCAGTGGACGGTCAAGGGCGGCATCAGCACGGGCTTCAAGACGCCGAAAACCACCCAGTTGTACGACGGCATCATCGGCTTTGGCGGCCAAGGCACCACGCCGTTGTTCGGCAACCCCGACCTGCAGCCGGAAACCAGCACCAGTACGGAACTGGCCCTGTATTGGCAGCACCCGGATGGGCATGGCTTCAACGCGACCGTGTTCCGCAACGAATTCGACGACAAGCTCTCCACCGAGAGCTGTGGTGTGGGACTGGCCTTGGCCTGCCCCACCGGCGAGTACGCCGACCTCGGCTATGTCAGCGGCAGCGTGCCGGTGAACATCGACGAGGCCGTGGTCCAGGGCGCCGAGCTGGCCGGGCGCTGGCAGATCAGCGAGCGGTTCGGGTTCCGTGCCAATTACACCTACACGGACAGCGAGCAGAAGAGTGGTCCGTCGCGCGGCCTTCCGCTGGGCAACAGCGCCAAGCACATGGCCAACGCCACGCTCGATTGGCAGACCACCGACAGGTTCAACCTGTTCCTGAGTGCGGAAGTCCGCTCCAAGCGCTATCGCGGCGTGGACGCTGTCACTGGCGCCCCGCAGTACTGGAAGGACTATGAAGTGTTCCACCTGGGCGCCGCGTACAAGGCCACCGACTGGCTCACGATCAATGCCCGCATCAACAATCTGCTCGACCGCGACTTCACCAGCTACGAGTACTCGTTCGTCGACAACAACGACGGTACCTACACGCTTTCGGCCCAGGACGACTACAACAACAAGGACAAGGCACGCAGCGTCTGGTTGAGCTTCAACGTCAACTTCTGA
- a CDS encoding non-heme iron oxygenase ferredoxin subunit — MSETWTFVCATGELLPGELKTVFDEVTATPIVVLNHDGDLYALEDKCSHEDFELSSGHFDPAEASIECVLHGARFDVRDGRALCAPAYSPVAKFPVRLEHGGIWTRDDRD, encoded by the coding sequence GTGAGCGAGACCTGGACGTTCGTCTGCGCTACCGGTGAGCTGCTGCCCGGCGAACTGAAGACCGTGTTCGACGAAGTGACCGCGACGCCTATCGTGGTGCTGAACCACGATGGCGACCTGTACGCACTGGAAGACAAATGCAGCCATGAGGATTTCGAGTTGTCCTCGGGCCACTTCGACCCCGCCGAGGCCAGCATCGAATGCGTCCTGCACGGAGCCCGCTTCGACGTCCGCGACGGGCGCGCCCTGTGCGCGCCGGCCTACTCGCCGGTCGCCAAATTCCCGGTCCGGCTGGAGCACGGGGGCATCTGGACCCGGGACGACCGCGACTGA
- a CDS encoding cysteine desulfurase translates to MNREVLTDAGTAIDWARVREDFPLLARRVNGKPLIYLDSANTGQKPVSVIRTTDDFYRQHNANVSRAVHTLGTEATEAYEGARRTLARFLNVRADELVLCSGTTFAINLVAYSWALPRLKAGDTILVSRMEHHANIVPWQLVAQRTGATIKVAEIHADGTLDLDALYTAMTGDVKLLAITHTSNVLGTVNPVREICREARKRGITTVVDGSQAVPHRAIDIAAIGCDFYALTGHKMCGPTGTGALWARKEHLQAMPPFIGGGEMIKEVSFDGTVFNDSPHKFEAGTPNIAGFIGLGAAVDYLDALGMANVEAREAELLAHATEELDRIEGLRIFGRAPDKAAVVSFLIEGAHAHDLATLLDLEGVAVRSGQHCAHPLLQFFGVAATLRASFAFYNSHEDVERFIAALKKARSLLA, encoded by the coding sequence ATGAACCGCGAAGTCCTGACCGACGCCGGCACCGCCATCGATTGGGCACGCGTCCGCGAGGACTTCCCCCTGCTCGCGCGGCGAGTGAACGGCAAGCCGCTCATCTACCTGGACAGCGCCAACACCGGCCAGAAGCCGGTGTCGGTGATCCGGACGACCGACGACTTCTATCGGCAGCACAACGCCAACGTCAGCCGCGCAGTGCACACCCTGGGCACGGAGGCGACAGAGGCCTACGAGGGCGCCCGCAGGACGCTGGCGCGCTTCCTCAACGTGCGTGCGGACGAACTGGTGTTGTGCAGCGGCACCACCTTCGCGATCAACCTGGTGGCCTACTCGTGGGCGCTGCCGCGCCTGAAGGCCGGCGACACGATCCTGGTGTCGCGCATGGAGCACCACGCCAACATCGTGCCCTGGCAACTGGTCGCCCAGCGCACCGGCGCGACCATCAAGGTCGCGGAGATCCACGCCGACGGCACGCTCGACCTCGATGCGCTGTACACCGCGATGACCGGCGACGTGAAGCTGCTGGCGATCACCCATACGTCGAACGTGCTGGGCACGGTCAACCCGGTGCGCGAGATCTGTCGCGAGGCGCGCAAGCGCGGGATCACGACGGTCGTCGATGGTTCCCAGGCCGTGCCGCATCGCGCGATCGACATCGCCGCCATCGGCTGCGACTTCTACGCGCTGACCGGCCACAAGATGTGCGGGCCCACCGGCACCGGCGCCCTGTGGGCGCGTAAGGAACACCTGCAGGCCATGCCGCCGTTCATCGGCGGCGGCGAGATGATCAAGGAAGTGAGCTTCGACGGCACGGTGTTCAACGACTCGCCGCACAAGTTCGAAGCCGGCACGCCCAACATCGCGGGTTTCATCGGGCTGGGCGCGGCCGTGGACTACCTGGATGCGCTGGGCATGGCGAACGTCGAAGCCCGCGAAGCCGAACTGCTCGCGCACGCCACCGAAGAGCTGGACCGGATCGAGGGCCTGCGCATCTTCGGCCGGGCACCCGACAAGGCCGCGGTGGTCTCGTTCCTGATCGAAGGGGCGCACGCGCACGACCTTGCCACGCTGCTGGACCTGGAGGGCGTCGCCGTCCGCTCCGGTCAGCATTGCGCGCATCCCTTGCTGCAGTTCTTCGGCGTCGCCGCCACCCTGCGGGCTTCGTTCGCGTTCTACAACTCGCACGAGGATGTCGAGCGCTTCATCGCGGCCCTGAAGAAAGCGCGCAGCCTGCTGGCCTGA
- a CDS encoding TonB-dependent siderophore receptor, which produces MNLRLSPLTAALLMAITAPALAAPGGDVPADAAMQAKELDTVEVHGERVQKASSPKYTEDLVDTPQTITVVTSEVMAQQNLLGLKDVLSTLPGITFGAGEGGGGYGDSINLRGFTASSDITTDGVRDSAQYTRSDTFNLESIELINGANSAMSGAGSVGGTINLVSKTAREGDFNTFTMGAGSDKYSRVTADSNVDFENGIAVRLNAMGHTQDVPGRDEEFKHRWGFAPSIAFGLDSDTRFTLSYLHQHDNNMPQYGVPFALSPFNDGPLPGVDRETYFGYRNTSRQESDVDMLTGVFEMDFGDHVGLRSLARLQRVEQYTNATALQGSWCLPNNTNPYTGQACVGQPAGTWNPNGGPRGLVRDTENFIAHSQTDLTASFSTGAVRHDVVVGVSFSKEDFELDTGTTFRNPDGSTTGITYPIQNFDNPYNVWTGPQNYFRTGRTEGSLNNQAVYVFDTLKFGDQWLLNLGARYEHNEGDTVNYAVSTTGQITGVSGVFENEDDLFSYRAGLVYKPVDNASVYLSYANSKTPSKSSVNGACSAVTCNVDPETAVNIELGTKWDVLENRLAVTAALFRNERQNYKVASVDPLQPEQVLDGKARVDGIALGVAGNITREWAVFANYTFLDSEVLQNAADGAPSDPVKGNELTQTPRHSASLWSTYELGDWTFGYGATYQGSFYPNNSSATAYLETEAYWVHRAMVGYQINERIGLQLNVSNLFDEEYYTGIRNNLTVNGAGVVTAGNGWANPGEGRSAVLTATFRF; this is translated from the coding sequence ATGAACCTCCGTCTCTCTCCCCTGACCGCCGCGCTGCTCATGGCGATCACCGCTCCTGCACTCGCCGCGCCCGGTGGTGACGTGCCCGCCGACGCCGCCATGCAGGCCAAGGAACTGGACACCGTCGAGGTGCACGGTGAGCGCGTCCAGAAAGCCAGCTCGCCGAAGTACACCGAAGACCTGGTCGACACGCCGCAGACGATCACCGTGGTGACCAGCGAAGTCATGGCGCAGCAGAACCTGCTGGGCCTTAAGGACGTGCTGAGCACGCTGCCCGGCATCACCTTCGGCGCTGGCGAGGGCGGCGGCGGCTATGGCGACAGCATCAACCTGCGCGGCTTCACCGCCAGCAGCGACATCACCACCGACGGCGTGCGCGACAGTGCGCAGTACACGCGCAGCGACACATTCAACCTCGAATCGATCGAGCTGATCAACGGCGCCAACTCGGCCATGTCCGGCGCCGGCTCCGTCGGCGGCACCATCAACCTGGTCAGCAAGACCGCGCGCGAGGGCGATTTCAACACCTTCACCATGGGCGCTGGCTCGGACAAGTACAGCCGCGTGACCGCCGATAGCAACGTCGACTTCGAGAACGGTATCGCCGTCCGCTTGAACGCCATGGGCCATACCCAGGACGTGCCCGGCCGCGACGAAGAATTCAAGCACCGCTGGGGTTTTGCGCCGTCGATCGCGTTCGGCCTGGATTCCGACACCCGCTTCACGCTGAGCTACCTGCACCAGCACGACAACAACATGCCGCAGTACGGCGTACCGTTCGCATTGAGTCCGTTCAACGACGGCCCGCTGCCGGGCGTGGATCGCGAAACGTATTTCGGCTACCGGAACACGTCGCGGCAGGAAAGCGATGTCGACATGCTGACCGGCGTATTCGAAATGGATTTCGGCGACCATGTCGGCCTGCGCAGCCTGGCGCGGTTGCAGCGCGTCGAGCAGTACACGAACGCCACCGCACTGCAGGGTTCATGGTGCCTCCCGAACAACACCAACCCGTACACCGGCCAGGCCTGCGTGGGCCAGCCCGCAGGCACGTGGAATCCGAATGGCGGCCCGCGCGGGCTGGTACGCGATACCGAGAATTTCATCGCCCACAGCCAGACGGACCTGACGGCCAGCTTCAGCACGGGCGCCGTGCGCCATGACGTCGTCGTGGGCGTGTCCTTCAGCAAGGAGGACTTCGAACTCGACACCGGCACAACCTTCCGCAATCCCGACGGATCCACGACGGGCATCACCTACCCGATCCAGAACTTCGACAACCCGTACAACGTCTGGACCGGCCCGCAGAACTACTTCCGCACAGGCCGCACCGAGGGCAGCCTCAACAACCAGGCGGTGTACGTATTCGATACGCTGAAGTTCGGCGACCAATGGTTGTTGAACCTGGGCGCGCGCTACGAACACAACGAAGGCGACACGGTGAATTACGCTGTCTCCACCACGGGCCAGATCACTGGTGTGAGCGGCGTCTTCGAGAACGAGGACGATCTGTTCTCGTACCGCGCAGGCCTGGTGTATAAGCCGGTCGACAACGCCAGCGTCTACCTGTCCTACGCCAACAGCAAGACGCCATCGAAGTCGTCGGTCAATGGCGCGTGCAGCGCGGTGACGTGCAACGTCGACCCGGAAACCGCGGTCAACATCGAGCTGGGCACCAAGTGGGACGTGCTGGAGAACCGATTGGCGGTAACCGCCGCACTGTTCCGCAATGAGCGCCAGAACTACAAGGTGGCCAGCGTCGACCCGTTGCAGCCAGAGCAGGTGCTCGACGGCAAGGCGCGTGTGGACGGTATTGCTTTGGGCGTGGCCGGCAACATCACGCGCGAGTGGGCGGTGTTCGCCAACTACACGTTCCTGGATAGCGAAGTCCTGCAGAACGCGGCCGATGGTGCCCCCAGCGATCCGGTCAAGGGCAACGAACTGACCCAGACGCCGCGCCATTCGGCGAGCCTCTGGAGCACGTACGAACTCGGCGACTGGACTTTCGGTTACGGCGCGACGTACCAGGGCAGCTTCTATCCGAACAACTCCTCTGCCACGGCCTACCTGGAGACGGAGGCCTACTGGGTCCACCGCGCGATGGTCGGTTACCAGATCAATGAACGTATCGGCCTGCAGCTCAACGTCAGCAACCTCTTCGACGAGGAGTACTACACCGGCATCCGCAACAACCTGACCGTCAACGGCGCGGGCGTGGTTACCGCCGGCAACGGCTGGGCCAATCCGGGCGAAGGCCGCTCGGCGGTGCTGACGGCCACGTTCCGGTTCTGA